Proteins co-encoded in one Gossypium arboreum isolate Shixiya-1 chromosome 11, ASM2569848v2, whole genome shotgun sequence genomic window:
- the LOC108486090 gene encoding uncharacterized protein LOC108486090 isoform X2, giving the protein MGFALLLFMDELCACFQALTGLLSDLSHICNNFGSPANESFQMLRHYRVSGATEDEELSIATPLMCNNTFLINGIIKLKSMDIFLCGSRIRNKARGSKMVFGAASSTNSAADNLSDCGIWISLPQMCFDILYEEMKLELLIDLSGIQSVIVRYQEYIKKRFNRSAFRAFLLCSHNCLYEIFLSHCIFTLLLSMPQNSTSASVNEMLDVSTSEASTSNMAEDTSFSSELQPSVQSPDFLKKLGFTSNVSVPASSHWIFMKMEVAEVFVTRCSVKNILIGAQKVNKLRSSLHVGAKSQAIAWGIQDGFLCLETEALAMFIQCSASYLHHIKNALSIVKSTARSMPRPAHDHFVGGHAQEMLLTSQQVKWELPEAFNFDVSQFSLALVVESESCHIREFVLELDLILNLDLDNMQQKFMLKLSRLSVFSQDIRQSGEDEIQVLNFSSAQSNLPSQRLSGESAVAFQRDGSFRIDDSYPRASVSEGAFCLRHQVYILKHLTASLSVEKGKVIPLDPIQVWVGSGSVSGFDMKFSLSELEMILSMVSSFSGLSLKGSTGQSVQRNWSYNTPDDNDFEARIPNGAIVAIQDVHQHLYFTVEGGENKYAIGGSVHYSFVGERALFRVKYHKQRKWKSSVLWFSLISLHAKDNSGQPLRLNSKPGSGFVELSSTSDNAWSLWRVLFYQPTYDGDIDWEPYNCVLRNTFYLVNKKNDCAVAFNDRVPVFVKKPGNPLKFKVLSDMSVAQDVAETEINLGAHEDGKRSYGQRGNLPCIGISIDKVSLTIFHELSDANDRFPLLHACIFDTQITLQILSTKIRVISTSKALLQHFDAQANFWRDFLHPVEICTFYRSSPQNQHGVPVHVYCRTKELEISLTELSLDILLFVVGKLNLAGPFSLRSSMILANCCKVENQTGLNLLCRFSGNQSVTVGRKQSPSIFLRLSAFESQPPETEPVVSIQLSVPGLFTTSPVHLSLLGAQVLSWRTRILSLQDSKSYPGPFIVVDISRKQEDGLSIVVSPLIRIQNETKLSIELRIRRPERMEDEFASMSLKAGDTFDDSMASFDAIHLSGGFRKALMSLNVGNFLFSFRPEMSNDLIQSDTSLSVEWSDEIKGGKAIRLSGIFDKLSYEVRKALSVGSVKCSFSTAYCTVKSAAGHVSNMHFLIQSIGREVPIMKPDKSKDGLENRNAPISLQEQKEICILPTVRVSNLLHSEIHVLLTETNSCTPTGHDNIGKEATLPCRSTVDFYANPAIMYFLVSLTAFSSTSKPVNSGEWVKKLLKHKTGVRCLDIDLDFCGGKYFASLRLSRGYKGILEATVYTPYILKNDTDFSMFFFASGQKPPFRNEMEGIRPELGLFLPPKSTGSWFLRSCKMHLRLFENPASEPQIDLDTLSGPTEVSLEIAERSGVKYIAKFGVSIAPSLNSVVPSQTITIAPRHVVLNESEENIIVRQCNLEVDTAGMISINSRQSAALLLQKEIGKRTEYSLFENIIKKHRNDFDSSLIYIQFRLNESQLDWSGPLCITSLGRFFLKFRKHSSQLTAEDKKIAEFAEVHVVEEGSTIVVRFQKPPSSKLPYRIENYLHGASLTYYQKNSSESEFLGSECFVDYTWDDVTLPRKLIVILNDMNLPREINLDKVRTWKPFYKLTQERLASHILFDKKSKGKRSRFGEHQGMNAVRVGYEVYADGPIRVLRICEFSDSHKQDKTFHSCAKIRMRVSQFAIQLLEKAKEDLNQSGTLCYTPFAVARLHNISLDSLFTDQQKYNQIAVQSLTVDVKWMGAPVASMLRRHRLDDSDANDSILKIIFVLLSAGSDVKQVKYSSVILQPIDLNIDEDTLMKIVSFWRTSLSDSNSPSQQFYFDNFEIHPIKIIATFVPGESYSSYNSAQEALRTLLHSVVKVPPIKKVAVELNGVSVTHALVTIRELLIRCAQHYSWYAMRSISIAKGSQLLPPAFASIFDDLASSSLDIFFDPSQGLMNLPGFKWGTFKFISRCIDGKGFSGTKRYFGDLGKTLKTAGSNVIFAAVTEISDSVLKGAEASGFNGMVSGFHQGILKLAMEPSVLGTALMGSGPDRKIKLDRSPGVDELYIEGYLQAMLDSMYRQEYLRVRVIDDQVFLKNLPPNSSLINEIMDSVKGFLISKALLKGDPSTASHPFRNVQGESEWRIGPTIITLCEHLFVSFAIRKLRSQADKYIAIIKSKKEAEKDEAKEIVPADTGEVQKVRFIWKWGIAKFVLSGILAYIDGRLCRSIPNPVARRIVSGFLLSFLDQS; this is encoded by the exons ATGGGATTTGCGCTGTTATTATTTATGGATGAGTTGTGTGCTTGCTTTCAG GCTCTAACTGGTTTGTTGTCTGATTTATCACATATTTGTAACAACTTTGGTTCACCTGCTAACGAATCCTTCCAAATGTTGAGACACTATAGAGTTTCTGGGGCTACCGAGGATGAAGAGCTTTCAATAGCGACACCTTTGATGTGTAATAACACGTTTTTAATTAATGGCATCATTAAACTCAAGTCGATGGATATCTTTCTCTGTGGTTCTAGGATCAGGAATAAAGCAAGGGGTTCTAAGATGGTTTTTGGTGCCGCTAGTAGCACAAATTCAGCTGCGGATAACTTATCTGATTGTGGTATTTGGATTTCACTCCCTCAAATGTGTTTTGACATATTATATGAAGAAATGAAATTGGAATTACTCATTGATTTATCAGGAATTCAATCTGTGATCGTCAGATACCAGGAGTACATAAAAAAAAGGTTTAATCGCTCTGCATTTAGAGCGTTCCTTCTTTGTTCACACAATTGCTTATATGAGATATTTCTATCTCATTGCATATTTACTTTATTATTGAGTATGCCTCAGAATTCCACTTCAGCTAGTGTGAATGAGATGCTAGATGTTTCTACTTCTGAGGCTAGTACATCGAATATGGCGGAAGATACATCTTTTAGCAGTGAGCTGCAGCCAAGTGTACAGTCTCCTGATTTTCTTAAAAAGTTGGGATTTACTTCAAATGTCTCAGTGCCTGCCTCAAGCCATTGGATATTCATGAAAATGGAAGTGGCTGAAGTTTTTGTGACAAGGTGTTCAGTGAAAAATATTCTGATTGGTGCACAAAAAGTAAATAAGCTTCGGTCATCTCTTCATGTTGGGGCAAAATCCCAGGCAATTGCATGGGGGATCCAG GATGGTTTTCTTTGCCTTGAAACAGAAGCTTTGGCAATGTTTATCCAGTGCTCTGCTTCCTACCTACATCACATTAAAAATGCATTGTCTATTGTGAAATCGACTGCGAGGAGCATGCCACGACCTGCACATGATCATTTTGTTGGTGGACATGCCCAAGAGATGCTACTTACATCTCAGCAAGTCAAATGGGAACTGCCTGAAGCTTTTAATTTTGATGTCTCTCAGTTTTCTCTTGCTCTTGTTGTTGAAAGTGAATCAT GTCATATTCGGGAATTTGTATTGGAGCTTGATCTTATTCTGAACCTTGATTTGGATAATATGCAACAGAAGTTTATGCTTAAGCTTTCCCGGTTATCAGTCTTTTCTCAAGACATTCGACAAAGTGGAGAAGATGAAATCCAAGTTCTTAATTTCTCTTCTGCCCAGTCAAATTTACCTTCTCAGCGTTTATCTGGAGAATCTGCTGTAGCATTTCAGCGTGATGGCAGTTTTCGGATTGATGACAGTTACCCTAGAGCTTCTGTTTCTGAGGGGGCATTTTGCTTGCGTCATCAAGTATATATCTTGAAACATTTAACTGCTTCTTTATCAGTTGAGAAGGGCAAAGTTATACCTTTGGACCCAATACAGGTTTGGGTTGGCAGTGGTTCTGTTTCAGGTTTTGATATGAAATTTTCGTTGTCTGAACTAGAG ATGATTCTATCCATGGTCTCATCCTTCTCTGGGTTATCTCTCAAAGGCTCAACTGGTCAATCTGTGCAAAGGAACTGGTCTTATAACACACCAGATGACAATGATTTTGAGGCGAGGATCCCTAATG GGGCCATTGTTGCTATTCAAGATGTACATCAGCATCTTTACTTCACAGTTGAAGGTGGAGAAAATAAGTATGCTATAGGAGGTTCTGTTCACTATTCTTTTGTTGGAGAAAGGGCTCTTTTCAGG GTCAAGTACCACAAACAAAGGAAATGGAAGTCGTCAGTTTTGTGGTTCTCCTTAATATCACTGCATGCTAAGGACAACTCAGGACAGCCATTGCGATTAAATTCTAAACCAGGGTCAGGTTTTGTTGAGCTCTCCAGCACCTCTGATAATGCTTGGTCACTTTGGAGAGTTCTTTTTTATCAACCAACTTATGATGGTGACATTGACTGGGAGCCTTACAATTGTGTGCTTAGAAACACTTTTTACCTGGTGAACAAGAAGAATGACTGTGCTGTTGCTTTCAATGATAGGGTTCCAGTGTTTGTCAAAAAGCCTGGAAATCCACTCAAGTTCAAAGTGTTAAGTGATATGTCTGTTGCACAAGATGTTGCTGAAACTGAGATAAATCTTGGAGCACATGAAGATGGAAAGAGAAGCTACGGGCAGAGAGGAAATCTGCCTTGCATTGGTATTAGTATTGACAAAGTTTCTTTAACCATCTTCCATGAACTTTCAGATGCAAATGACAGGTTTCCTCTCCTTCATGCTTGCATCTTTGATACTCAAATAACTTTACAAATTCTTTCCACTAAAATCAGAGTTATAAGCACCTCAAAGGCTTTGCTTCAACATTTTGATGCTCAGGCAAACTTCTG GAGAGATTTTCTTCACCCTGTTGAAATATGTACTTTCTATCGTTCTAGTCCCCAAAATCAACATGGTGTGCCTGTCCATGTCTATTGTAGAACGAAAGAG TTGGAGATATCTCTAACTGAGCTTTCCTTGGACATTCTTCTTTTTGTGGTCGGAAAATTAAATTTGGCTGGTCCTTTTTCCCTGAGAAGCTCGATGATTCTGGCCAACTGCTGCAAG GTAGAAAACCAGACAGGTTTGAACCTTCTTTGTCGCTTCTCTGGTAACCAAAGTGTGACGGTGGGCAGGAAACAGTCTCCTTCCATTTTTCTAAG GCTCTCAGCTTTTGAAAGTCAACCTCCAGAAACAGAACCGGTTGTTTCAATCCAGCTTTCTGTTCCTGGTTTATTTACAACTTCACCAGTTCATCTTTCTCTTCTAGGAGCTCAAGTACTTTCTTGGAGAACACGCATATTATCACTTCAAG ATTCAAAATCTTACCCTGGTCCGTTCATTGTGGTTGACATTTCAAGGAAACAAGAG GATGGTTTGTCGATAGTAGTTTCTCCATTAATCAGAATACAGAATGAAACTAAATTGTCTATTGAGCTACGGATTAGACGACCTGAAAGAATGGAGGATGAGTTTGCGTCTATGTCCTTAAAGGCTGGTGATACATTTGATGATTCCATGGCTTCATTTGATGCTATACATTTGTCTGGAGGATTTAGGAAAGCATTGATGTCGTTAAATGTTG GTAACTTCTTATTTTCTTTTAGACCTGAAATGTCAAATGACTTGATACAATCTGATACTTCACTTTCAGTCGAGTGGTCAGATGAGATTAAAGGTGGAAAGGCAATTCGCCTTTCtggaatttttgataaattaAGCTATGAAGTACGAAAGGCTTTATCTGTTGGATCAGTGAAATGTTCCTTTAGCACGGCCTACTGTACAGTCAAATCTGCAGCTGGACATGTTTCTAACATGCACTTTTTAATTCAAAGCATTGGAAGAGAAGTTCCTATCATGAAACCTGATAAGTCCAAGGATGGGCTTGAAAATAGAAATGCACCAATTTCACTACAAGAGCAGAAAGAAATTTGTATTCTCCCCACTGTGCGAGTTTCCAATCTTCTGCACTCAGAAATACACGTGCTTTTGACTGAGACAA ATTCATGTACCCCTACTGGCCATGACAACATTGGGAAGGAGGCAACTCTACCTTGCAGATCAACTGTTGATTTTTATGCTAATCCTGCTATAATGTACTTTTTGGTTTCATTAACTGCTTTTAGTTCAACATCTAAACCAGTAAATAGTGGAGAATGGGTCAAGAAATTACTGAAGCATAAGACTGGTGTTCGTTGCTTGGACATTGACCTGGATTTCTGTGGTGGAAAATACTTTGCATCCTTAAGATTATCCCGTGGATACAAAGGCATATTAGAG GCTACTGTTTATACACCATATATCCTGAAGAATGATACCGATTTCTCTATGTTCTTCTTTGCTTCTGGTCAGAAGCCTCCGTTTAG AAATGAAATGGAGGGCATTCGTCCTGAATTAGGTTTATTTTTACCCCCAAAGTCAACAGGGTCATGGTTTTTGCG ATCCTGTAAGATGCATCTCAGGTTATTCGAAAATCCTGCATCTGAACCACAAATTGATTTGGATACTCTATCAGGCCCTACAGAAGTAAGTCTGGAGATAGCGGAAAGATCTGGAGTGAAATATATTGCAAAGTTTGGGGTATCTATTGCGCCTTCCTTGAATAGTGTTGTTCCTTCACAAACAATAACAATTGCTCCAAGGCACGTTGTGCTGAATGAGTCAGAGGAAAATATTATTGTTCGTCAGTGTAATTTGGAG GTTGACACAGCTGGCATGATTTCCATCAACAGTAGACAGAGTGCAGCACTATTGCTGCAGAAAGAAATTGGCAAGAGGACGGAATACAGTTTATTTGAGAATATCATCAAAAAGCATAGAAATGATTTTGATAGTTCTTTAATATATATTCAGTTTCGGTTGAATGAGTCTCAGTTGGACTGGTCAGGACCATTATGCATCACTTCATTAGGACGTTTTTTCCTAAAATTTAGAAAGCATTCTAGTCAGTTGACAGCAGAGGACAAAAAGATTGCAGAATTTGCAGAAGTTCATGTAGTCGAAGAAGGTTCTACAATTGTAGTGCGCTTCCAAAAACCACCAAGCAGCAAGCTACCATATCGGATTGAGAATTATCTGCATGGTGCATCCCTCACTTACTATCAGAAG AATTCATCAGAGTCAGAGTTTCTTGGATCGGAATGCTTTGTTGATTATACCTGGGATGATGTTACACTTCCTCGTAAACTGATTGTTATACTAAATG ATATGAATCTGCCGCGAGAAATCAACTTAGACAAAGTGCGGACATGGAAGCCCTTTTATAAACTTACACAAGAAAGGTTAGCATCTCATATACTTTTTGACAAAAAATCCAAGGGTAAGAGAAGTAGATTTGGTGAGCATCAGGGCATGAATGCGGTAAGGGTGGGATATGAAGTATATGCAGATGGTCCCATACGCGTTTTGCGGATTTGTGAGTTTTCAGATAGTCATAAGCAAGACAAAACTTTTCACTCATGTGCTAAGATTCGGATGAGAGTTTCCCAGTTCGCTATCCAATTGCTTGAGAAGGCAAAAGAG GATTTAAACCAGAGTGGAACACTTTGTTATACACCATTTGCTGTTGCAAGGCTTCATAACATTAGTCTGGATTCTTTGTTCACGGACCAACAGAAATATAACCAGATTGCTGTACAG TCATTGACGGTTGATGTCAAGTGGATGGGAGCTCCTGTTGCATCAATGCTACGTAGACATCGGTTAGATGACAGTGACGCAAATGATAGCATACTCAAAATCATATTTGTCCTACTTTCAGCAGGCTCTGATgttaaacaagttaaatattcatCTGTTATTCTGCAG CCAATTGATTTGAATATTGATGAGGATACTTTGATGAAAATCGTCTCATTTTGGAGAACATCTCTGAGTGACTCAAATTCTCCGAGTCAGCAGTTTTATTTTGACAATTTTGAGATCCACCCAATAAAG ATTATTGCAACTTTTGTTCCTGGGGAATCCTATTCTAGTTATAATTCAGCCCAGGAAGCTCTGAGAACATTGCTACATAGTGTGGTAAAG GTTCCTCCTATAAAAAAGGTGGCTGTGGAGCTAAATGGTGTCTCAGTTACTCATGCTCTAGTAACAATTCGTGAATTGTTAATAAGATGTGCACAACATTATTCATG GTATGCCATGAGGTCCATTTCTATTGCTAAAGGTAGCCAACTACTGCCCCCAGCTTTTGCGTCGATATTTGATGACTTAGCTTCGTCTTCCCTCGATATCTTTTTTGATCCTTCTCAAGGCTTGATGAATCTTCCTGGTTTCAAATGGG GTACCTTCAAATTCATCAGTAGATGTATTGATGGTAAAGGTTTCTCGGGAACAAAACGCTACTTTGGTGATCTGGGTAAAACA CTAAAAACAGCAGGCTCTAATGTAATTTTTGCTGCTGTTACCGAAATATCTGACTCTGTTTTGAAGGGGGCAGAAGCAAGTGGTTTCAATGGGATG GTGAGTGGATTTCACCAAGGAATATTAAAATTGGCTATGGAGCCTTCGGTCCTGGGTACAGCCTTGATGGGGAGTGGGCCAGACAGAAAAATCAAGCTTGATAGGAGTCCTGGGGTTGATGAG